Proteins encoded in a region of the Gigantopelta aegis isolate Gae_Host chromosome 13, Gae_host_genome, whole genome shotgun sequence genome:
- the LOC121387738 gene encoding uncharacterized protein LOC121387738, which yields MGKALSTTAAHPQSKPRVKDNIRYVEPVNQSTPTNQIDPDTIQLDPVTARQPREGRQQAGARNVHPVTARQPEEVGKVYPVTAREPEEVGKVYPVTAREPEIAKKKPPPESLYPYHADATYRKRDDARQKPIPYYDDSDDESPRQLYPHNCKWLQYDIAREPVIGGLGQGYRVLRRDWNKGAYKFVSVDCLRDPTVRWELDRSICARLREDKYLPYLTDITVAETVWGSAIVVGDHMNKSVKCFFYKTDHYRHSCFHLNDFPKGITRSTLSGVAVAIPDAKKILFLSVTPELKYNYHVITQKKYHYLASITETKLAASAPWEHVPTVDVVDSSGHVISSVCAHGPILTRPTYLTVTPNKELIIVDKAFRYARWRNDVMHETDLRQSVGQGEMDVPIRRHGVCGSGSRAQTSDWREL from the exons atgggaaaag CACTTTCGACTACAGCAGCACATCCTCAGTCCAAACCTCGAGTCAAAGACAACATACGTTACGTGGAACCAGTTAACCAGAGCACACCCACGAACCAGATTGATCCAGACACAATCCAGTTAGATCCGGTTACAGCCAGACAACCACGGGAAGGGAGACAACAAGCAGGTGCAAGAAATGTACATCCGGTTACGGCAAGACAACCGGAAGAAGTCGGAAAAGTGTATCCGGTTACAGCAAGAGAACCGGAAGAAGTCGGAAAAGTGTATCCGGTTACAGCAAGAGAACCGGAAATAGcgaaaaaaaaaccaccacccGAATCACTGTACCCGTATCACGCAGATGCAACCTATCGCAAAAGGGACGATGCTCGTCAGAAACCAATACCTTACTACGACGATTCGGACGACGAAAGCCCCAGACAGTTGTATCCACACAACTGCAAATGGTTACAATACGACATAGCAAGGGAGCCCGTCATAGGCGGGCTGGGACAAGGATATCGGGTTCTGAGAAGGGACTGGAATAAAGGCGCTTACAAATTCGTGTCCGTTGATTGTCTTCGGGATCCGACGGTGCGTTGGGAGCTGGATCGGTCAATTTGTGCGAGACTCAGAGAGGACAAGTATCTTCCATACCTCACGGATATCACAGTCGCTGAGACCGTCTGGGGGTCGGCAATAGTCGTTGGCGATCACATGAACAAATCCGTCAAATGCTTCTTCTATAAGACCGACCACTACAGGCACAGCTGTTTTCATCTCAATGACTTTCCCAAAGGAATCACTAGGTCGACACTAAGTGGCGTTGCTGTAGCGATTCCGGATGCAAAGAAAATACTGTTTCTAAGCGTGACCCCTGAACTAAAGTATAACTACCACGTGATCACGCAGAAGAAATATCATTACTTGGCAAGCATAACGGAGACCAAGCTGGCAGCTAGCGCCCCCTGGGAACACGTTCCAACAGTGGATGTCGTGGATTCCTCCGGACACGTGATATCGTCTGTCTGCGCACACGGACCTATTTTAACGCGCCCGACGTATCTCACGGTAACACCAAACAAGGAGTTAATCATCGTCGACAAAGCCTTTCGCTATGCTAGATGGCGAAATGACGTCATGCATGAAACTGATTTGCGTCAGTCTGTCGGGCAAGGTGAAATGGACGTACCCATTCGAAGACACGGGGTATGCGGGTCAGGGTCACGTGCTCAAACATCCGACTGGCGTGAGCTGTGA